One Longimicrobium sp. genomic region harbors:
- a CDS encoding glycosyltransferase family 4 protein, with protein sequence MKVAMVVPGGVDRGGTERVIPVLLGMIGRVAREHELHVFAFHQESEAGTWPLRGATVHNAGRPRSAARALRDLVAEHRRRPFAVMHGVWCGPGLVAAAAGRLLRRPALVHLVGGDAAALPEIGYGLLRTPGGRLRLRTVAALAAHLTANSDYNVRLMAARGVRAERVPYGVGVDEWPPLPPRRRRPGAEARLLFVGSLNRVKDPCTLVRGMAALRARGVAFRLDVVGEDLLGGEVHRLAADLGLSSIVHFHGFLPQARLRPLMERADALLVTSRHECGPIVALEAALCGVPTLGTPVGHLADWAPEAAVPFPAGDADALAETAAALLGDEERRLRVAFAAQRRALHDDADRAAARVLDIYRELTRTRERTS encoded by the coding sequence GTGAAGGTGGCGATGGTGGTGCCCGGCGGGGTGGACCGCGGCGGCACGGAGCGGGTGATCCCCGTGCTGCTGGGGATGATCGGCCGGGTGGCGCGCGAGCACGAGCTGCACGTCTTCGCCTTCCACCAGGAATCGGAGGCGGGGACGTGGCCGCTACGGGGCGCCACGGTGCACAACGCGGGGCGGCCGCGCTCCGCCGCCCGCGCGCTCCGCGACCTGGTGGCCGAGCACCGGCGCAGGCCGTTCGCGGTGATGCACGGCGTGTGGTGCGGCCCCGGGCTGGTGGCCGCGGCGGCCGGGCGGCTGCTGCGCCGCCCCGCCCTCGTGCACCTGGTGGGCGGCGACGCGGCCGCGCTCCCCGAGATCGGCTACGGGCTCCTCCGCACCCCCGGCGGGCGGCTGCGGCTGCGCACGGTGGCCGCGCTGGCCGCGCACCTGACCGCCAACAGCGACTACAACGTGCGCCTGATGGCCGCGCGCGGCGTCCGCGCCGAGCGGGTTCCGTACGGCGTGGGCGTGGACGAGTGGCCCCCGCTGCCCCCGCGGCGGCGACGCCCCGGCGCGGAGGCGCGGCTCCTCTTCGTCGGCTCGCTGAACCGGGTGAAGGACCCCTGCACGCTCGTCCGGGGGATGGCCGCGCTCCGCGCCCGCGGCGTGGCCTTCCGCCTGGACGTGGTGGGCGAGGACCTGCTCGGCGGCGAGGTCCACCGCCTGGCGGCGGACCTCGGCCTCTCCTCCATCGTCCATTTCCACGGCTTCCTCCCCCAGGCGCGACTCCGGCCGCTGATGGAGCGCGCCGACGCGCTGCTGGTCACCAGCCGCCACGAGTGCGGCCCCATCGTGGCGCTCGAGGCGGCGCTCTGCGGCGTGCCCACGCTGGGGACGCCGGTCGGGCACCTGGCCGACTGGGCGCCGGAGGCCGCCGTCCCCTTCCCCGCAGGCGACGCGGACGCGCTGGCGGAGACCGCCGCCGCGCTGCTGGGCGACGAGGAGCGCCGCCTGCGCGTGGCCTTCGCGGCGCAGCGGCGGGCGCTGCACGACGACGCCGACCGCGCCGCCGCGCGCGTGCTGGACATCTACCGCGAGCTCACCCGAACCCGGGAGCGCACGTCGTGA
- the cphA gene encoding cyanophycin synthetase: MSDTQTQSAAGLAAFDPEELRISRLRPLRGPNFWRLAPVIACDLTLGALEDVPSTDLPGFNERLVELVPTLRDHPCSRPGEGGFLARLHEGTHLPHVLEHVALELQTLAGCDVSFGRVVESGDPGVWWLIVAYEEEDVGMQAVRDAVRLVRACIAGEPFDVDGTVHDLHDLLEAVRLGPSTAAIVDEAVRRGIPVRRLNSFSLVQLGLGKNLRRIQAAMSDYTSAIAVEIAQDKDDTRRVLGNIGLPVPQGDTASTLDGAIEVAREIGYPVLLKPLDASHGRGISGRLDGEEAVRAAWPVTSAYGRRVVVEQYVSGRDYRILVVDGRLVAVAERVPAHVIGDGRSSIRALIDEANRDPRRGRGHTKTLTRLPSDGVTEDYLRTRGLSLDSVPGAGAQVYLRATANLSTGGTSIDRTDEIHPDNVTACEMAAGIVGLDIAGIDVLSPDISVPFRENGAVIIEVNAAPGLRMHTHPTEGKPRNPGAPIIDMLYPPGAGYTIPVIAITGTNGKTTTTRLTAHLFRQTGKTVGFTTTDGVYLQNRLVMEGDMTGPFSANIILSNPTVDVAVLETARGGILRAGLGWDECDVGVVLNVSADHLGLRGINTLEQLAEVKAVIPAVVKREGHAVLNADDPLVYAMRDRTGADIVFFSVMPEGGNEKFEEHIARGGIGARIEEGTFVIRRGRLRIPIAGVNEVPLMMGGAARFQQGNILAAIATAYVQGVRYDTIRSGLLSFFPSPSMTPGRLNLLRVGETRVLVDYAHNPAAVAGLMQMVADIPARRRIGVIAVPGDRRDEDIRAVAALCSGLDYTIVKEDYDLRGRRPGEVAGLLVEGLREAGLRGDQIEQVETEADAVARALSLLGEGELAVVLADDVPGVLAQVRPRMTGSGM; this comes from the coding sequence ATGTCCGACACACAGACGCAGTCCGCGGCCGGCCTGGCCGCCTTCGACCCCGAAGAGCTGCGCATCTCGCGGCTGCGGCCGCTGCGCGGGCCCAACTTCTGGCGCCTGGCCCCCGTCATCGCCTGCGACCTGACGCTGGGCGCGCTCGAGGACGTCCCGTCGACCGACCTCCCAGGCTTCAACGAACGGCTGGTGGAGCTGGTCCCCACGCTGCGCGACCATCCCTGCTCGCGCCCGGGCGAGGGCGGCTTCCTCGCCCGCCTCCACGAAGGCACGCATCTCCCCCACGTGCTGGAGCACGTCGCGCTGGAGCTGCAGACGCTGGCCGGGTGCGACGTCTCCTTCGGCCGCGTGGTGGAGAGCGGCGACCCCGGCGTGTGGTGGCTGATCGTGGCCTACGAGGAGGAGGACGTGGGGATGCAGGCGGTGCGCGACGCCGTCCGCCTGGTGCGCGCCTGCATCGCGGGCGAGCCGTTCGACGTGGACGGCACCGTGCACGACCTGCACGACCTGCTCGAGGCCGTGCGCCTGGGCCCGTCCACCGCCGCCATCGTGGACGAGGCGGTGCGGCGCGGCATCCCCGTCCGCCGCCTCAACTCCTTTTCCCTCGTCCAGCTGGGGCTGGGGAAGAACCTGCGGCGCATCCAGGCCGCCATGAGCGACTACACCAGCGCCATCGCGGTGGAGATCGCGCAGGACAAGGACGACACGCGCCGCGTCCTCGGCAACATCGGCCTCCCCGTCCCCCAGGGCGACACGGCGTCCACGCTCGACGGGGCGATCGAGGTGGCCCGCGAGATCGGCTACCCCGTGCTGCTGAAGCCGCTCGACGCCAGCCACGGCCGCGGCATCTCCGGGCGGCTGGACGGAGAGGAGGCGGTGCGCGCCGCCTGGCCGGTCACCAGTGCGTACGGGCGCCGCGTCGTGGTCGAGCAGTACGTCAGCGGGCGCGATTACCGTATCCTGGTCGTCGACGGGAGGCTCGTCGCCGTGGCGGAGCGGGTGCCCGCGCACGTGATCGGCGACGGGCGCAGCTCCATCCGCGCGCTGATCGACGAGGCCAACCGCGACCCCCGGCGGGGACGGGGGCACACCAAGACGCTCACAAGGCTGCCGAGCGACGGGGTGACGGAGGATTATCTGCGCACGCGCGGGCTCTCGCTCGACTCCGTCCCCGGGGCGGGGGCGCAGGTCTATCTCCGCGCGACGGCGAACCTGTCGACCGGCGGGACGTCGATCGACCGCACGGACGAGATCCATCCCGACAACGTGACCGCGTGCGAGATGGCGGCGGGGATCGTGGGGCTCGACATCGCGGGGATCGACGTGCTCTCCCCCGACATCTCCGTTCCCTTCCGCGAGAACGGGGCGGTGATCATCGAGGTCAACGCCGCGCCGGGACTGCGAATGCACACGCATCCCACCGAGGGGAAGCCGCGCAACCCGGGCGCGCCGATCATCGACATGCTCTACCCGCCGGGCGCGGGCTACACCATCCCCGTCATCGCCATCACGGGAACGAACGGGAAGACCACGACCACCCGTCTCACCGCGCACCTCTTCCGGCAGACGGGGAAGACGGTGGGGTTCACCACGACGGACGGCGTCTATCTCCAGAACCGGCTGGTGATGGAGGGCGACATGACCGGCCCCTTCTCCGCCAACATCATCCTCTCCAACCCGACGGTGGACGTGGCGGTGCTGGAGACGGCGCGCGGCGGGATCCTGCGCGCGGGGCTGGGGTGGGACGAGTGCGACGTGGGCGTGGTCCTCAACGTCTCGGCCGACCACCTGGGGCTGCGGGGGATCAACACGCTGGAGCAGCTGGCGGAGGTGAAGGCGGTGATCCCCGCCGTCGTCAAGCGCGAGGGGCACGCGGTGCTGAACGCCGACGACCCGCTGGTCTACGCGATGCGCGACCGCACGGGGGCCGACATCGTCTTCTTCTCGGTGATGCCGGAGGGCGGGAACGAGAAGTTCGAGGAGCACATCGCGCGCGGGGGGATCGGGGCGCGGATCGAGGAGGGGACGTTCGTGATCCGCCGCGGCCGGCTGCGCATCCCCATCGCCGGGGTGAACGAGGTGCCGCTGATGATGGGCGGCGCCGCGCGCTTCCAGCAGGGAAACATCCTGGCCGCCATCGCCACCGCGTACGTGCAGGGGGTGCGGTACGACACCATCCGCTCCGGGCTGCTGTCGTTCTTCCCCAGCCCGTCGATGACCCCCGGCCGCCTAAACCTGCTGCGCGTGGGCGAGACCCGCGTGCTGGTCGACTACGCGCACAACCCCGCCGCGGTCGCGGGGCTGATGCAGATGGTGGCCGACATCCCCGCGCGCCGCCGCATCGGGGTGATCGCCGTCCCCGGCGACCGGCGCGACGAGGACATCCGCGCGGTGGCGGCGCTCTGCAGCGGGCTGGACTACACCATCGTCAAGGAAGACTACGACCTGCGCGGCCGCCGTCCGGGCGAGGTGGCCGGGCTGCTGGTGGAGGGGCTGCGCGAGGCCGGCCTGCGCGGCGACCAGATCGAGCAGGTGGAGACCGAGGCCGACGCCGTCGCGCGCGCCCTCTCGCTGCTGGGCGAGGGCGAGCTGGCGGTGGTGCTGGCCGACGACGTCCCCGGCGTCCTCGCCCAGGTGCGGCCGAGGATGACGGGGTCGGGGATGTAG